The following is a genomic window from Bacteroidia bacterium.
CATGCAAATTAATGGCTGAAGCTAACAATTAAGGATTTTTTACAAAATAGAAATGGCCGGATTCTAAATGATTTCGGCCGTTTCTGTTTATCCATTGTAAGTCCTCAAGCTTGGTGGATGCTTGCGGTATAGCTGTTTACCGGAATCTACTTTATTTTCTTAAAAGTGGAAGGGCTCCGTTAGATGTACAACATTCCTTCTTTCACCTCACAGACATCTTCTTCTCCGACCTTACCAAATGGGTCAAACCGGGAAATCGGCTCTATAAACCTGTAATTTTGGAATTGCAAGTGCAAGGTTTGTGCATTGAATTGGCAAGAGTTACCTGCATATCCGTGAAGATAAAGTGTTATTTTCTTAAAATGTGATACAAACCCTTGGTGCAGAACCTCCATACTAAACAAAGATTGATTATCTGACCATGAAAATCGAAACAAATTATACGAACCATTTTGGTAATCCAGACTTTCGCCATCGTCTTCGAACCAATCAAAACTACCATCGGCACCTGCATAAATATGCAATTCCAGGATATCACCGGGATGTTCCCCTGTATGCTGAACTGCCTTTTGCATGGGCACTATGGAACCTGCTTTTACAAATACCGGATATTTTCGAAGGTGATTTTCCCAAATTAGTTGCTGACTTCCTTGGAGAACAGTATCGTTAAACAATTCAAACCACTTTCCGGGAGGTAAAAACAATTTTGAAAAATTTTGTCTGCTATCGACCGGACAAACCAAGAAGGCAGAACCAAAATAATACTGGGCTTCAAATTCGGGAAGGAAGATTTCGGCTAGTTCAGCATGATCAATTGCCAATGATTTTACAATGGGAAGACCGGATTCTGAACTTGCTTTAAAGCTTGAATAAATATAAGGTAAAAGCCTGTATCTTAGATTAATAAAATTTTTAGAAACTTCTTCAACTTGCTCTCCAAAGCTCCAGGGTTCTGCATCACGAGTGTTAATCATACTATGCAGTCTAAACATAGGAGTAAAAACGCCTAATTGCAACCATTTGCAAAAGAGGGCAGGGGAGGGTTCCCCCACAAATCCGCCAATATCAAATCCGGTAAATGGAATTCCCGAAAGTCCCATACTGTTGAGTAGCTTGGAGCCAAGAAGCATATGTTCGTCGGAGGCTACATTGTCACCGGTCCAAACAGCTGAATAACGCTGAATACCTGAAAATCCTGCTCTGGTAAGAATGAAATTACGCTGTCCTGGTCTAAGTTTTTCAATGCCTTCTCGGGTAGCACGAGCCATCTGCATTCCATAAACATTGTGTGCTTCTTTATGGGAGGTCGTTTCACCATCCAGGTCAAATTCAATCAAATCCGGAGGACGTTGTCCCCAGCATGCGGGCTCGTTCATATCGTTCCAAAATCCGCTAATTCCGGCCTGTTCGAGAAAGCTTAGTTTTTCTCCCCACCAGTTTCTACCTTTTTCCGAGGTAAAATCCGGAAAATGACTCCATCCGGGCCACACTTCAGCAGAGAATGGAATACCATCGGGGTACTTTACAAAAATATCCTTGGCTATACCATCTTCATAAGCATCGTAACCGGGTTCCACTTTAATTCCGGGATCCACAATACAAACTGTTTTAATACCTTCTTCCTTGAGACTTTGATTCATCGCTTTTGGATTGGGGAAACGATCCGGATGAAAGGTAAACAACTTGTAATCCTGCATATAATGGATGTCCAGGTAAATCACATCCAAGGGTATTTTTCGATCTCGATATTGTCTGACCACATTCAAAACTTCAGTGTCGGGGTAGTAGCTGTAGCGGCATTGTTGCAATCCCAGTGCCCATTTGGGAGGCAAAGTCATTTTACCTGTGAGAGCGGAATAGGCTTGAATGATTTCCGAAACGGAAGGTGCGTAAAAGAAATAGTAATTCATTTCGCCTCCTTCGGCACCAAAAAAGGCAAAACGGTTGTTGGAGGCTCCGAAATTGAAAAGGCTTTTATGGGAATTATCGAGAAATAAGCCATAACTTAAACCTTGATGCAGACCGATATAGAATGGAGTTGACAGATAAAGTGGGTCTGTTTCAACAGTGTATGCGAATTTGTCAGAATTCCAGTTTTCATACGATTGGCCTCTTCTATCCAGTGGTCCAACCTTTTCACCTAAACCAATAAAGCGTTCATTGGTTTGAATATCCATGTAACGCAAAACCTGATCACCATGAAAGCTAACCCCAAAGGAATCGTTTTCCTTATTTATCCATTGGCCATTTAAAGTCTTAAAACCAACTCTGAATGGCGTTTTTGTAATATGAACCTCGAAAGTCGGCAACAGAAGGGAGTAATGTTCAGGGAAATCCCGGAAGGTAAAATCGGTTGGAAGAGGATTGGTAATTACGGCATAGCTAAAATCGCGATTCCAATTTGCCTGATTGGTAACTTTGACACGTACGGTTGTAGAATTTTGGATGATAATGCGAGCTAAACCATTGGAAAGCGTAAAATCTATTCCGTTTTCCGTTTCAATGAAATGAACAACCTCGCCTATGGCCTGATTTCGTTTTCCCATGCGGCGCAAATATATTGGAAAATAAGACTTGGTCTTAGTGTGTTTTTAACACTAAGCTAATTCTACAATCCAATTGAACCTATCAGGCTCAAGTCCGGTTTTAATGGCCATCATTCGATTGCTCATTTTGGAGATAAAGGAATTGGGGTTTAAATCCGGCAAATCGTAGGTTTTATCTTCAAAACCAATCGTTTGAATATAAGCCAGGTTTGCGGCAGTACCGGTTCCGAAAGCTTCGGTAAGGCTACCATTTTGAGCAGCTTCAATAATTTCTTTAACTGAAACCGGTCGATCTTCCACTTTCATACCCCAATCTTTAGCCAAGGTTAGAATACTGTCACGAGTAATTCCGGCTAATTTACTTTCAGAAAGGGATGGTGTTACCAGGGTATCGTTGATAACAAACATGACATTCATACTTCCTGATTCTTCGAGGTATTCATGTTTATAGGCATCGGTCCACAGCAATTGGTGAAAACCCTGTTCGTTGGCCAGTTTGGTAGGTAGCATAGCGCCTCCATAATTTCCCGCTGCTTTGGCATAACCAACACCTCCTTGACTACCTCTTACATATCTGGTTTCAATTTTAACCCTCAGAGGAGCTGAGTAATAGGCTGCTGATGGAGAGGTAAAAACGATAAATCGGTAATTTTCAGCGGGTTTAACTCCAATTACTTCATCAAAAGAAAAATATACCGGTCTAATGTAAAGCGATTTACCTTCTTCCTTTGGAATCCATTGTTGGTCGAGTTTTACCAAGGTTTTTATGCCTTCCATAAAGATTTGTTCATCAATTTCAGGCATACACATCCGCTGGGCCGAAAGATTCATACGTTTGAAATTATCAAGC
Proteins encoded in this region:
- a CDS encoding DUF5110 domain-containing protein is translated as MGKRNQAIGEVVHFIETENGIDFTLSNGLARIIIQNSTTVRVKVTNQANWNRDFSYAVITNPLPTDFTFRDFPEHYSLLLPTFEVHITKTPFRVGFKTLNGQWINKENDSFGVSFHGDQVLRYMDIQTNERFIGLGEKVGPLDRRGQSYENWNSDKFAYTVETDPLYLSTPFYIGLHQGLSYGLFLDNSHKSLFNFGASNNRFAFFGAEGGEMNYYFFYAPSVSEIIQAYSALTGKMTLPPKWALGLQQCRYSYYPDTEVLNVVRQYRDRKIPLDVIYLDIHYMQDYKLFTFHPDRFPNPKAMNQSLKEEGIKTVCIVDPGIKVEPGYDAYEDGIAKDIFVKYPDGIPFSAEVWPGWSHFPDFTSEKGRNWWGEKLSFLEQAGISGFWNDMNEPACWGQRPPDLIEFDLDGETTSHKEAHNVYGMQMARATREGIEKLRPGQRNFILTRAGFSGIQRYSAVWTGDNVASDEHMLLGSKLLNSMGLSGIPFTGFDIGGFVGEPSPALFCKWLQLGVFTPMFRLHSMINTRDAEPWSFGEQVEEVSKNFINLRYRLLPYIYSSFKASSESGLPIVKSLAIDHAELAEIFLPEFEAQYYFGSAFLVCPVDSRQNFSKLFLPPGKWFELFNDTVLQGSQQLIWENHLRKYPVFVKAGSIVPMQKAVQHTGEHPGDILELHIYAGADGSFDWFEDDGESLDYQNGSYNLFRFSWSDNQSLFSMEVLHQGFVSHFKKITLYLHGYAGNSCQFNAQTLHLQFQNYRFIEPISRFDPFGKVGEEDVCEVKEGMLYI
- a CDS encoding branched-chain amino acid aminotransferase, which gives rise to MIIPITPVGKSRIDQVDFSNLTFGKEFSDHMLIADYRDGHWQEPKIIPYGKFEISPSMTAIHHGQSIFEGMKAYWGKNGHPLLFRPLDNFKRMNLSAQRMCMPEIDEQIFMEGIKTLVKLDQQWIPKEEGKSLYIRPVYFSFDEVIGVKPAENYRFIVFTSPSAAYYSAPLRVKIETRYVRGSQGGVGYAKAAGNYGGAMLPTKLANEQGFHQLLWTDAYKHEYLEESGSMNVMFVINDTLVTPSLSESKLAGITRDSILTLAKDWGMKVEDRPVSVKEIIEAAQNGSLTEAFGTGTAANLAYIQTIGFEDKTYDLPDLNPNSFISKMSNRMMAIKTGLEPDRFNWIVELA